The Mercurialis annua linkage group LG2, ddMerAnnu1.2, whole genome shotgun sequence genome contains a region encoding:
- the LOC126667648 gene encoding WRKY transcription factor 6-like isoform X2: MNKETIQISIDTTESDPTTRTSPTTWNHDRDDSSNQYCSDRSQYHYSHVTFNGKKALTEMDFFKPSSSMADNIIVKNESRDHGDHDDLKKERDINTGLNLVTGSMISDKSISDDGIAQRKEDSDQRKKELEVLQSEINSIVLENQHLKSMITQVKNNHYALQMHLGALMQQPQIHKAIATQNKENLEEACHGWVPNKISKLNAPKDADDEHEQKEESVSMVRKARVSVRALSDASTISDGCQWRKYGQKLAKGNPCPRAYYRCTMATGCPVRKQVQRCVEDRAVLITTYEGNHNHPLPPAAMAMASTTSAAASMLLSGSTMSSPYSYPPQFASLSASAPFPAVTLDLTRPPPTNFNSFQTRPQDHQSHFQFSGHNQARFSDFFSLQGMDLRVPTDISAATAAITADPNFTSALVAAITSIINGDVHSNSTTDNMH; the protein is encoded by the exons atgAACAAAGAAACAATACAAATCTCCATTGACACTACTGAATCTGATCCAACAACAAGAACAAGCCCTACTACGTGGAACCACGACAGGGATGACTCTTCTAACCAGTACTGTAGCGACAGATCACAATATCATTATTCTCATGTCACTTTTAATGGAAAAAAAGCTCTTACAGAGATGGATTTCTTTAAACCTTCTTCTTCAATGGCTGATAATATTATTGTCAAGAATGAATCTCGAGATCATGGCGATCATGATGACTTAAAGAAGGAGCGCGATATAAAT ACTGGTTTAAATCTCGTTACGGGGAGTATGATCAGTGATAAATCTATTTCAGATGATGGAATAGCTCAAAGAAAGGAAGATTCTGATCAAAGAAAGAAAGAG CTTGAAGTTTTGCAGTCGGAAATAAACAGCATAGTATTAGAGAATCAACATTTGAAAAGCATGATTACTCAAGTCAAAAACAACCACTATGCCCTACAGATGCACCTTGGTGCACTCATGCAGCAACCTCAGATTCATAAGGCCATTGCCACTCAAAATAAAGAG AATTTAGAAGAAGCATGTCATGGATGGGTTCCAAACAAAATTTCCAAGTTGAATGCTCCAAAAGATGCTGATGATGAACATGAACAGAAGGAAGAAAGCGTATCCATGGTTCGAAAAGCTCGTGTTTCGGTCCGAGCATTGTCTGATGCATCTACT ATTTCTGACGGGTGCCAATGGAGAAAGTATGGGCAGAAACTGGCTAAAGGAAACCCATGCCCTCGAGCTTATTATCGATGCACCATGGCCACTGGTTGCCCCGTTCGCAAACAG GTACAAAGGTGTGTAGAGGATAGAGCAGTGCTAATAACAACATACGAAGGCAATCACAACCATCCGCTACCTCCGGCTGCAATGGCAATGGCGTCCACTACATCAGCCGCCGCATCAATGCTACTCTCCGGCTCCACAATGTCTTCACCGTACTCATATCCGCCGCAGTTTGCTTCACTTTCTGCTTCAGCTCCATTTCCTGCTGTAACATTAGACCTCACTCGTCCACCCCCCACCAATTTCAATTCCTTTCAAACACGCCCTCAAGATCACCAAtctcattttcaattttctGGTCACAATCAAGCGagattttcagatttttttagCCTTCAAGGAATGGATTTGCGGGTGCCTACGGATATTAGTGCAGCAACAGCTGCTATTACTGCAGACCCTAATTTTACTTCGGCTTTAGTTGCAGCGATTACTTCCATCATTAATGGCGATGTTCATTCAAACAGTACTACGGACAACATGCATTAA
- the LOC126667648 gene encoding WRKY transcription factor 42-like isoform X1: MNKETIQISIDTTESDPTTRTSPTTWNHDRDDSSNQYCSDRSQYHYSHVTFNGKKALTEMDFFKPSSSMADNIIVKNESRDHGDHDDLKKERDINTGLNLVTGSMISDKSISDDGIAQRKEDSDQRKKELEVLQSEINSIVLENQHLKSMITQVKNNHYALQMHLGALMQQPQIHKAIATQNKEVINGQQKGSSIVARQFLDLGKSDQMIELKNDESASEERPSYDCSISPNIVESMEINNDQSAVNKSNGLISPCADYDQNLEEACHGWVPNKISKLNAPKDADDEHEQKEESVSMVRKARVSVRALSDASTISDGCQWRKYGQKLAKGNPCPRAYYRCTMATGCPVRKQVQRCVEDRAVLITTYEGNHNHPLPPAAMAMASTTSAAASMLLSGSTMSSPYSYPPQFASLSASAPFPAVTLDLTRPPPTNFNSFQTRPQDHQSHFQFSGHNQARFSDFFSLQGMDLRVPTDISAATAAITADPNFTSALVAAITSIINGDVHSNSTTDNMH; encoded by the exons atgAACAAAGAAACAATACAAATCTCCATTGACACTACTGAATCTGATCCAACAACAAGAACAAGCCCTACTACGTGGAACCACGACAGGGATGACTCTTCTAACCAGTACTGTAGCGACAGATCACAATATCATTATTCTCATGTCACTTTTAATGGAAAAAAAGCTCTTACAGAGATGGATTTCTTTAAACCTTCTTCTTCAATGGCTGATAATATTATTGTCAAGAATGAATCTCGAGATCATGGCGATCATGATGACTTAAAGAAGGAGCGCGATATAAAT ACTGGTTTAAATCTCGTTACGGGGAGTATGATCAGTGATAAATCTATTTCAGATGATGGAATAGCTCAAAGAAAGGAAGATTCTGATCAAAGAAAGAAAGAG CTTGAAGTTTTGCAGTCGGAAATAAACAGCATAGTATTAGAGAATCAACATTTGAAAAGCATGATTACTCAAGTCAAAAACAACCACTATGCCCTACAGATGCACCTTGGTGCACTCATGCAGCAACCTCAGATTCATAAGGCCATTGCCACTCAAAATAAAGAG GTGATCAATGGACAACAAAAAGGATCTTCAATAGTTGCAAGACAGTTTCTAGATCTTGGAAAATCTGATCAAATGATTGAATTAAAGAATGATGAGTCAGCATCTGAAGAAAGACCATCTTATGATTGTTCAATATCTCCCAATATTGTTGAGTCAATGGAGATTAATAATGACCAGTCAGCGGTGAATAAAAGTAATGGATTAATTAGTCCTTGTGCTGATTATGATCAGAATTTAGAAGAAGCATGTCATGGATGGGTTCCAAACAAAATTTCCAAGTTGAATGCTCCAAAAGATGCTGATGATGAACATGAACAGAAGGAAGAAAGCGTATCCATGGTTCGAAAAGCTCGTGTTTCGGTCCGAGCATTGTCTGATGCATCTACT ATTTCTGACGGGTGCCAATGGAGAAAGTATGGGCAGAAACTGGCTAAAGGAAACCCATGCCCTCGAGCTTATTATCGATGCACCATGGCCACTGGTTGCCCCGTTCGCAAACAG GTACAAAGGTGTGTAGAGGATAGAGCAGTGCTAATAACAACATACGAAGGCAATCACAACCATCCGCTACCTCCGGCTGCAATGGCAATGGCGTCCACTACATCAGCCGCCGCATCAATGCTACTCTCCGGCTCCACAATGTCTTCACCGTACTCATATCCGCCGCAGTTTGCTTCACTTTCTGCTTCAGCTCCATTTCCTGCTGTAACATTAGACCTCACTCGTCCACCCCCCACCAATTTCAATTCCTTTCAAACACGCCCTCAAGATCACCAAtctcattttcaattttctGGTCACAATCAAGCGagattttcagatttttttagCCTTCAAGGAATGGATTTGCGGGTGCCTACGGATATTAGTGCAGCAACAGCTGCTATTACTGCAGACCCTAATTTTACTTCGGCTTTAGTTGCAGCGATTACTTCCATCATTAATGGCGATGTTCATTCAAACAGTACTACGGACAACATGCATTAA
- the LOC126667649 gene encoding aspartic proteinase-like, with the protein MGTMFKPFLLFCLIMLPLVFAASSNDGLVRIGLKKRSFDQNNRVAAQYESKEGEALRASIKKYHLRGNLNNSQDIDIVSLKNYMDAQYFGEIGIGTPPQKFTVIFDTGSSNLWVPSSKCYFSLPCFFHSKYKSSKSSTYKKNGKSAEIHYGTGAISGFFSQDHVEVGDLVVKNQEFIEASKEPSITFLVAKFDGILGLGFQEISVGNSVPVWYNMVNQGLVKEPVFSFWFNRNADEDEGGEIVFGGMDPKHYKGEHTYVPVTQKGYWQFDMGDVLVDGKTTGFCSSGCAAIADSGTSLLAGPTSIIAEVNLAIGATGVVSQECKAVVAQYGETIIKMLLAKDQPQKICSQIGLCTFDGSRGVSVGIESVVNENIEEVADGLHDGRCSTCEMAVVWMQNQLKQNKTQDSILDYVNQICERLPSPMGESAVDCGSLSTMPNVSFTIGGTVFDLSPEQYVLKVGEGEAAQCISGFTALDVPPPRGPLWILGDVFMGPFHTVFDYGNKRVGFAEAA; encoded by the exons ATGGGAACAATGTTTAAACCCTTTCTGCTCTTCTGCTTGATTATGCTTCCTTTGGTTTTTGCTGCGTCGTCTAATGATGGATTGGTTAGAATTGGACTTAAAAAGAGGAGTTTTGACCAAAACAATCGTGTGGCTGCTCAGTATGAGTCTAAAGAAGGAGAAGCACTGCGAGCTTCTATCAAAAAATATCATCTTCGTGGTAATTTAAACAATTCACAAGATATAGATATCGTATCATTAAAGAATTATATGGATGCTCAGTATTTTGGTGAGATTGGTATTGGTACCCCTCCACAGAAGTTTACGGTTATTTTTGATACTGGTAGTTCTAATCTGTGGGTTCCTTCTTCAAAGTGCTATTTCTCG CTCCCTTGCTTTTTCCATTCCAAGTACAAGTCGAGCAAGTCAAGCACCTACAAGAAGAATG GGAAATCAGCGGAGATCCATTATGGAACTGGTGCTATCTCTGGATTTTTTAGTCAAGACCATGTAGAAGTTGGTGATCTTGTTGTCAAGAATCAG GAATTCATTGAGGCATCCAAGGAGCCCAGCATTACCTTTTTGGTTGCGAAGTTTGATGGTATACTTGGACTTGGATTCCAAGAGATATCTGTTGGAAATTCCGTCCCTGTCTG GTACAACATGGTTAATCAGGGTCTTGTTAAAGAACCGGTTTTCTCATTTTGGTTTAACCGCAATGCCGATGAAGATGAAGGGGGTGAGATTGTTTTTGGTGGGATGGACCCCAAACATTATAAGGGGGAGCATACTTATGTCCCTGTGACACAGAAAGGTTATTGGCAG TTTGATATGGGTGATGTTCTAGTTGATGGTAAAACAACCG GATTTTGCAGCAGTGGCTGTGCAGCAATTGCTGATTCAGGAACTTCCTTGTTGGCTGGTCCTACG AGCATTATCGCTGAAGTTAATCTTGCTATTGGAGCCACCGGAGTTGTTAGTCAAGAATGCAAGGCCGTTGTTGCTCAATATGGAGAAACCATAATTAAAATGCTTTTAGCGAAG GACCAACCACAAAAAATTTGCTCACAGATTGGTTTATGTACCTTTGATGGTTCACGAGGTGTAAG TGTGGGCATTGAGAGTGTTGTGAATGAGAACATTGAGGAAGTGGCTGATGGTTTGCACGATGGAAGGTGCTCTACTTGTGAGATGGCAGTTGTATGGATGCAGAATCAGCTCAAGCAGAATAAAACACAGGATTCCATACTTGATTATGTGAACCAG ATATGTGAACGGTTGCCTAGTCCAATGGGAGAATCAGCAGTAGATTGTGGCAGTTTGTCTACTATGCCTAATGTTTCATTTACAATTGGTGGAACAGTTTTCGACCTCAGCCCTGAGCAG TATGTCTTGAAAGTGGGTGAAGGAGAAGCAGCTCAGTGCATAAGTGGATTTACCGCGTTGGATGTGCCACCTCCTCGTGGACCACTCTG GATTCTGGGAGATGTTTTCATGGGTCCATtccatacagtgtttgactatGGCAACAAGAGAGTTGGATTTGCAGAAGCTGCGTAA